A stretch of the Mesorhizobium huakuii genome encodes the following:
- a CDS encoding TIGR02301 family protein, with amino-acid sequence MSRAPFLVALCLAVSTAVAVRPAFSAESPFEPGLMRLAEVLGSLHFLRNLCGEKGDQWRGEMEKLLDSENPDPERRAGFIASFNRGYRSFGGTYTQCTASATEAISRYMKEGETLSRDIASRYGN; translated from the coding sequence ATGAGCCGCGCTCCTTTTCTTGTCGCTTTATGCCTTGCCGTCAGCACGGCCGTGGCCGTGCGGCCGGCGTTCAGTGCCGAGTCGCCGTTCGAGCCGGGGCTGATGCGGCTGGCGGAGGTTCTGGGCTCGCTGCATTTCCTGCGCAATCTGTGCGGCGAGAAGGGCGACCAATGGCGTGGCGAGATGGAAAAACTGCTCGATTCGGAAAATCCGGACCCGGAGCGTCGCGCCGGCTTCATCGCCAGCTTCAATCGCGGCTATCGTTCCTTCGGTGGCACCTATACGCAGTGCACTGCTTCGGCCACCGAAGCCATCAGCCGCTACATGAAGGAAGGCGAGACGCTGTCGCGCGATATCGCCTCGCGCTACGGAAACTAG
- a CDS encoding NUDIX hydrolase — MNEQRKTLPAVSVAVVRGDTVLLVKRARQPSQGLYAFPGGKVEAGETLEDAVRRELLEETGLRATGFRPLREIHIDGRDDLHPVDYRLTVFGAAYIGGEAVASDDAETAAFYTLREMAALPLAGPVFAVAEGLLGRSAGSPESR; from the coding sequence ATGAACGAACAGCGCAAGACACTTCCGGCCGTCTCGGTGGCCGTCGTGCGTGGTGACACCGTGCTGCTGGTCAAGCGAGCGCGGCAGCCCTCACAGGGGCTGTATGCTTTTCCGGGCGGCAAGGTCGAGGCCGGCGAAACACTGGAGGATGCGGTACGGCGCGAGTTGCTGGAAGAGACCGGCTTACGTGCCACCGGTTTCCGCCCGCTTAGGGAAATCCATATCGACGGCAGGGACGACTTACATCCAGTCGACTACCGCCTCACGGTCTTCGGCGCTGCCTATATTGGCGGCGAGGCCGTGGCCAGCGACGATGCCGAGACAGCCGCCTTCTACACGCTGCGCGAGATGGCGGCGTTGCCGCTTGCCGGTCCAGTGTTCGCGGTGGCGGAAGGTCTGCTTGGCCGATCTGCTGGTTCCCCTGAAAGCCGCTGA
- a CDS encoding SOS response-associated peptidase: MCGRFALTATPDQTAAFLGLAELEDFPARYNIAPTQPVLMATAGAPRAPGSNLPDRQPMLVRWGLIPAWVKDTREFPLLFNARSEGAIEKASFKAAMRHRRALVPASGFYEWRQTGGKKGQPYWIRPRHGGLVAYAGLIETYAEPGGSEMDTGAILTVNANADIAHIHDRMPVVIDPRDFARWLDCRTLEPRDVADLLRPAQLDFFEAIPVSDLVNKVANTGPEIQARGEIGPEPEKARRQKPGADDSQMTLF; this comes from the coding sequence ATGTGCGGACGTTTTGCCTTGACCGCGACGCCGGACCAGACCGCTGCCTTTCTGGGCTTGGCCGAGCTTGAGGATTTCCCGGCACGCTACAACATCGCGCCGACCCAGCCGGTGCTGATGGCCACCGCCGGCGCGCCGCGCGCGCCGGGCTCCAATCTGCCGGACCGGCAGCCGATGCTGGTGCGCTGGGGGCTCATTCCCGCTTGGGTCAAGGACACAAGGGAGTTTCCGCTGCTGTTCAATGCGCGCTCGGAAGGCGCAATCGAAAAGGCTTCGTTCAAGGCTGCCATGCGCCATCGCCGTGCATTGGTGCCGGCATCGGGCTTCTACGAATGGCGGCAGACTGGGGGCAAGAAGGGGCAACCCTATTGGATCCGGCCCAGGCATGGCGGGCTGGTCGCCTATGCCGGCCTGATCGAGACCTATGCCGAACCGGGCGGTTCGGAAATGGACACCGGCGCCATCCTGACGGTCAACGCCAATGCCGACATCGCCCATATCCACGACCGGATGCCGGTGGTGATCGATCCCAGGGATTTCGCCCGTTGGCTGGATTGCCGCACGCTCGAGCCGCGCGATGTCGCCGACCTGTTGCGGCCGGCGCAACTCGATTTCTTCGAGGCTATCCCCGTCTCCGACCTCGTCAACAAGGTCGCCAACACCGGCCCGGAGATTCAGGCGAGGGGCGAGATCGGGCCGGAGCCCGAGAAGGCCAGGCGCCAGAAGCCTGGCGCGGACGACAGTCAGATGACGTTGTTTTAG
- the cysS gene encoding cysteine--tRNA ligase, which translates to MSDASQGLRLYNTLTRTKENFVPIDALNVRMYVCGPTVYDFAHIGNARPVIVFDVLFRLLRHLYGQEHVTYVRNITDVDDKINARALRDFGGEISAGKLSLNEAIRRVTEKTADQFHRDVATLGCLEPTVEPRATEFVEPRADGKADMITLIQSLIQRGHAYVAAGEVLFDTASMPDYGQLSKRNLDEQQAGARIAVDAHKKNPGDFVLWKLSSPEEPGWNSPWGRGRPGWHIECSAMSAAYLGEVFDIHGGGLDLIFPHHENEIAQSRCAHGTSVMANVWMHNGFLQVEGQKMSKSLGNFYSIHELLETETFGGRSWPGEVLRLAMLMTHYREPIDFSVRKLEEAENTLRKWKRAADLASTVGQLPAQVVDALSDDLATYAAFQILTQLASEAAEGNEAAAALKASLLFLGFDVASAKVDEDKVAEAIAKRLALIAAKNWAEADRIRDELLAQGVQLKDGKDPATGERITTWEVKR; encoded by the coding sequence ATGTCCGACGCATCGCAGGGCCTGCGCCTCTACAACACGCTGACGCGCACGAAAGAGAATTTCGTTCCGATCGATGCGCTCAACGTGCGCATGTATGTCTGCGGCCCGACCGTCTACGACTTCGCCCATATCGGCAATGCCAGGCCGGTCATCGTCTTCGACGTGCTGTTTCGCCTGCTGCGCCATCTCTATGGGCAGGAACATGTCACCTATGTGCGCAACATCACCGACGTCGACGACAAGATCAACGCGCGTGCGCTGCGCGATTTCGGCGGCGAAATCTCCGCCGGAAAGCTGTCGCTCAACGAAGCCATCCGGCGGGTGACCGAAAAGACCGCCGACCAGTTCCACAGGGACGTCGCCACGCTCGGCTGCCTGGAGCCAACTGTGGAGCCGCGCGCCACCGAATTCGTCGAGCCCCGCGCCGACGGCAAGGCCGACATGATCACCTTGATTCAAAGCCTGATCCAACGCGGCCATGCCTATGTCGCCGCAGGCGAAGTTCTGTTCGACACCGCATCGATGCCGGACTACGGCCAACTGTCGAAGCGCAATCTCGACGAGCAGCAGGCCGGCGCCCGCATTGCCGTCGACGCGCACAAGAAGAACCCCGGCGATTTCGTGCTGTGGAAGCTGTCTTCGCCGGAAGAGCCGGGCTGGAATTCGCCATGGGGCAGGGGCCGGCCGGGCTGGCACATCGAATGCTCGGCCATGTCGGCGGCCTATCTCGGCGAGGTTTTCGACATCCACGGCGGCGGCCTCGACCTGATCTTCCCGCATCATGAGAACGAGATCGCCCAGTCGCGCTGCGCCCACGGCACATCAGTCATGGCCAATGTCTGGATGCACAACGGCTTCCTGCAGGTCGAGGGGCAGAAGATGTCCAAGAGCCTCGGCAATTTCTACTCGATCCATGAGCTGCTTGAGACCGAGACCTTCGGCGGCCGCAGCTGGCCGGGCGAGGTTCTGCGGCTGGCGATGCTGATGACGCACTATCGCGAGCCGATCGACTTTTCCGTGCGCAAGCTGGAGGAGGCGGAGAACACGCTGCGCAAATGGAAACGCGCGGCGGATCTGGCGTCGACGGTCGGGCAGCTGCCGGCACAGGTGGTCGATGCCTTGTCGGACGATCTCGCCACCTATGCCGCCTTCCAGATTTTGACGCAACTGGCCAGCGAGGCAGCGGAAGGCAACGAAGCCGCCGCTGCGCTGAAGGCGTCGCTGCTGTTCCTCGGCTTTGATGTCGCCTCGGCAAAGGTGGATGAGGACAAGGTCGCCGAGGCAATCGCCAAGCGCCTCGCTCTCATCGCCGCCAAGAACTGGGCCGAAGCCGACCGCATCCGCGACGAGCTTCTAGCGCAAGGTGTACAATTGAAGGACGGCAAGGATCCGGCCACCGGCGAACGCATCACCACCTGGGAGGTAAAAAGATGA
- a CDS encoding VOC family protein produces MIDHLGIDVADFDASKAFYDKAMAPLGASLLYMVPLEYTGGAKVGGYGRDRPVFWLQEGKDKPKAHQHVAFTARSRAEVDAFHAAALAAGGKDNGGPGLRPHYHPNYYGAFIFDPDGNNVEAVCHDPE; encoded by the coding sequence ATGATCGACCATCTCGGCATCGACGTCGCCGATTTCGACGCTTCGAAGGCTTTCTACGACAAGGCGATGGCGCCGCTGGGCGCTTCTCTGCTCTACATGGTGCCGCTGGAATATACCGGTGGCGCCAAGGTCGGTGGCTACGGCCGCGATCGGCCGGTGTTCTGGCTGCAGGAAGGCAAGGACAAGCCCAAGGCCCATCAGCATGTCGCCTTCACCGCGCGCAGCCGCGCCGAAGTCGACGCCTTCCATGCGGCGGCCCTTGCTGCCGGCGGCAAGGACAATGGCGGACCGGGTCTGCGCCCGCACTATCATCCGAACTATTACGGCGCCTTCATCTTCGATCCCGACGGCAACAATGTCGAGGCCGTCTGCCATGATCCGGAGTGA
- a CDS encoding GFA family protein: protein MSLDNRPVYSGGCQCGAVRFRVEGTLGDASVCHCRMCQKASGNFYLPLVSVRDAKVDWTRGEPKRFRSSNAAWRGFCAECGTPLTFEAPDGMALAIAAFDDPAGIAPTIQWGTEAKLPYVDTIPQLPGEDTMADMGSAPYLAELVSYQHPDHDTDQWPPEERP, encoded by the coding sequence ATGAGCCTCGACAACCGGCCGGTCTACTCAGGCGGCTGCCAGTGCGGCGCGGTGCGCTTCCGCGTCGAGGGCACGCTTGGCGACGCGTCGGTCTGCCACTGCCGGATGTGCCAGAAGGCAAGCGGCAATTTCTACCTGCCGCTGGTCTCGGTGCGTGACGCCAAGGTCGACTGGACACGCGGCGAGCCCAAGCGTTTCCGTTCCTCCAATGCCGCCTGGCGCGGCTTCTGCGCCGAATGTGGCACGCCGCTGACCTTCGAGGCGCCCGACGGCATGGCGCTGGCGATCGCCGCTTTCGACGATCCGGCTGGTATCGCGCCGACCATTCAATGGGGTACGGAGGCAAAACTGCCTTATGTCGACACCATTCCGCAACTGCCGGGCGAGGACACGATGGCGGATATGGGGTCGGCTCCCTATCTCGCCGAGCTTGTCTCCTACCAGCATCCCGATCACGACACCGACCAATGGCCGCCGGAGGAAAGACCATGA
- a CDS encoding GFA family protein, translated as MTETVRTGGCQCGAVRFRIKGALGRPSICHCRMCQKQFGSFFGALVTVPKDGVEWTHEEPSYFQSSVNIDRGFCARCGTPLTYRQPGGLEIAIGAFDDRSDLAPQIQVNYAARLPWVETIFDQPVHQDPDYYARQEQIISFQHPDHETANWPQQGLKL; from the coding sequence ATGACCGAGACTGTCCGAACCGGCGGCTGCCAGTGCGGCGCCGTGCGCTTCCGCATCAAGGGGGCGCTCGGGCGCCCGTCCATCTGCCATTGCCGCATGTGCCAGAAGCAGTTCGGCTCGTTCTTCGGCGCGCTGGTGACGGTGCCCAAGGACGGTGTCGAATGGACCCATGAGGAGCCGAGCTATTTCCAGTCGTCGGTCAACATCGATCGTGGCTTCTGCGCCCGCTGCGGCACGCCGCTGACCTACCGCCAGCCCGGCGGGCTCGAGATCGCCATCGGCGCCTTCGACGACCGCTCGGATCTGGCGCCGCAAATCCAGGTCAACTATGCGGCCCGGCTGCCCTGGGTGGAAACTATTTTCGACCAGCCGGTCCACCAGGATCCCGACTATTACGCCAGGCAGGAGCAGATCATCTCCTTCCAGCATCCCGATCACGAAACGGCCAACTGGCCGCAACAGGGCCTGAAACTATGA
- the pip gene encoding prolyl aminopeptidase, with product MTVHSTSLRTLYPEIEPFDSGMLDVGDGHTVYWERSGTKGAKPAVFLHGGPGGTISPKHRRLFDPKLYDVILFDQRGCGKSTPNASLEANTTWHLVADIERLRAMAGFDKWLVFGGSWGSTLALAYAETHPDRVSELVVRGIYTLTRAELEWYYQFGVSEMFPDKWERFVAPIPEAERGDMMAAYRKRLVGSDRKAQLEAARAWSLWEGETITLLPEPETSGRFGEDDYAVAFARIENHYFVHAGWLEEGQLLRDAWKLKDIPGTIVHGRYDMPCPARYAWALHKAWPKADFHLIEGAGHAYSEPGILDRLIRATDKFAGK from the coding sequence ATGACCGTTCACAGCACTTCCTTGCGTACCCTCTATCCCGAGATCGAACCGTTCGACTCAGGCATGCTCGATGTCGGCGACGGCCACACGGTCTATTGGGAGCGTTCCGGCACCAAGGGCGCCAAGCCGGCCGTGTTCCTGCATGGCGGGCCGGGCGGCACCATCTCGCCAAAACATCGACGGCTGTTCGATCCAAAGCTCTATGACGTCATCCTGTTCGATCAGCGCGGCTGCGGAAAATCGACGCCGAATGCCTCGCTGGAGGCCAACACCACCTGGCATCTCGTCGCCGACATCGAGCGCCTGCGCGCAATGGCCGGCTTCGATAAATGGCTGGTGTTCGGCGGCTCCTGGGGCTCGACGCTGGCGCTCGCCTATGCCGAGACGCATCCCGATCGCGTCAGCGAGCTGGTGGTGCGCGGCATCTACACGCTGACCCGTGCCGAACTCGAATGGTACTATCAGTTTGGCGTCTCGGAAATGTTCCCCGACAAGTGGGAGCGTTTCGTGGCGCCGATCCCCGAGGCCGAGCGCGGCGACATGATGGCCGCTTACCGCAAGCGGCTGGTCGGGTCCGACCGCAAGGCGCAGCTGGAAGCAGCCCGCGCCTGGAGCCTGTGGGAGGGCGAAACCATCACGCTGCTGCCCGAACCAGAAACCAGCGGCAGGTTTGGCGAGGACGACTATGCCGTCGCCTTCGCTCGCATCGAGAACCATTATTTCGTCCATGCCGGCTGGCTGGAGGAGGGACAGCTTCTGCGCGATGCCTGGAAGCTCAAGGACATTCCCGGCACCATCGTCCATGGCCGCTACGACATGCCGTGTCCGGCGCGCTACGCCTGGGCGCTACACAAGGCCTGGCCGAAGGCCGATTTCCATCTGATCGAGGGCGCCGGCCATGCCTATTCGGAGCCCGGCATCCTCGACCGGCTGATCCGCGCGACGGACAAATTTGCAGGCAAATGA
- the tnpA gene encoding IS66-like element accessory protein TnpA: MTLEHASGDTVAELSGAAASEDLTTVPGRVRQRRLWSCTEKRALVDLASAAGSSVTEVAEAFGVAPSQLYAWRKQMAGGELDADQAMATFARIDVSDLPDVERPVADCPDPAGRIVVAFPNGARLRIDGTVDPTALRIVLAELTS; encoded by the coding sequence ATGACATTGGAACATGCAAGCGGCGATACGGTCGCCGAGTTAAGCGGCGCCGCGGCGTCCGAAGATCTTACAACGGTGCCCGGGCGCGTGCGGCAACGAAGGCTGTGGAGTTGCACGGAGAAGCGCGCGTTGGTCGACCTGGCGAGCGCGGCGGGGTCGTCGGTGACCGAGGTCGCGGAAGCGTTCGGCGTAGCTCCGTCACAGCTCTATGCGTGGCGCAAGCAGATGGCCGGCGGGGAACTCGATGCCGATCAGGCGATGGCGACCTTCGCGCGCATCGACGTGAGCGATCTGCCGGATGTCGAACGCCCCGTCGCCGATTGCCCGGACCCGGCCGGCAGGATCGTCGTGGCCTTTCCGAACGGCGCGCGATTGCGGATCGACGGGACCGTCGATCCGACAGCGCTACGTATCGTCCTGGCGGAGTTGACCAGTTGA
- the tnpB gene encoding IS66 family insertion sequence element accessory protein TnpB (TnpB, as the term is used for proteins encoded by IS66 family insertion elements, is considered an accessory protein, since TnpC, encoded by a neighboring gene, is a DDE family transposase.): MRRGINSLARMVQQVLALDPHTGAIFCFRGRKGHIIKILAHDDQGFCLFTKRLSEGCFAWPTTKDQVTVSLTKAELSLLLEGIDWRRPSKTYRPRLAG, from the coding sequence ATGCGCCGCGGGATCAACAGCCTGGCACGCATGGTGCAGCAGGTGCTCGCGCTCGACCCGCATACCGGCGCGATCTTCTGCTTCCGTGGACGCAAGGGTCATATCATCAAGATTCTGGCGCATGACGACCAGGGGTTCTGCCTTTTTACAAAACGGCTTTCCGAGGGTTGTTTTGCCTGGCCGACGACCAAGGATCAGGTGACTGTGTCGCTTACCAAGGCAGAGCTTTCGCTGCTTCTGGAGGGGATCGATTGGCGCCGGCCGAGCAAGACCTATCGGCCGCGTTTGGCTGGCTGA
- the tnpC gene encoding IS66 family transposase: MSEQAPSTADFFARIALLEAAVSARDIAIAERDEQLRRERAEAALRIQRLQLRIDRFNRKAFGRSSEKLGQMRLELEDLETDFAASVPDIELPIVADTDKVRVLPVRKLNPNLPRKRAVREPSCACCPGCGGDLRAMGEDSEEMLDLVAQAWQVMETIRPKYSCRTCDKIIQAPAPAKAIARGKLSYAALAHIMMAKWGYHLPFYRLAQMMAAKGVDIERSTLSRSAGYAAALLDPIYNRIREIGRTRTKIHTDDTRLPILAPGNGKTHKGALWVYVADDRNSGSQEPPIAWYRATMGRAGESVMTELAGFAGTLQADGFSGYNQLYKGGAIREAACLAHLRRKIFDVHDSQPTELSTTAMAGIQAIYRIEEEIRGLPPAERLAARRSRTRPLVRALRRQLMRQGKGLSRHADIAKAFAYGTNRWRAFNRFLYDGQLEPDNLIAERAIRGFTVGRRNWLFSGSFAAAERSAVVLSIIETCKLCGVDAEAYMADVTERIQNDWPASRWDELMPWNWVRRQAMPLSLAA, translated from the coding sequence GTGTCGGAACAAGCTCCCTCAACCGCTGATTTCTTCGCTCGGATCGCCCTTCTGGAGGCGGCCGTTTCTGCCCGTGACATCGCCATTGCCGAACGGGATGAGCAGCTGCGAAGAGAGCGCGCCGAGGCCGCACTTCGCATCCAGCGCCTGCAGCTGCGGATCGATCGCTTCAACCGCAAGGCCTTCGGCCGCTCCTCCGAGAAGCTGGGCCAGATGCGGCTCGAACTCGAAGATCTCGAGACCGATTTCGCCGCCAGCGTGCCCGATATCGAGCTGCCCATCGTTGCTGACACCGACAAGGTCCGGGTGTTGCCGGTGCGTAAGCTCAACCCGAACCTGCCGCGCAAGCGGGCCGTTCGCGAGCCGTCTTGCGCATGTTGCCCGGGCTGCGGCGGCGATCTGCGCGCCATGGGCGAAGATAGCGAGGAGATGCTCGATCTGGTCGCCCAGGCCTGGCAGGTGATGGAGACCATTCGACCCAAGTACAGCTGCCGGACCTGCGATAAAATCATCCAGGCGCCGGCGCCAGCCAAGGCCATTGCACGCGGTAAGCTCAGCTATGCCGCGCTCGCCCATATCATGATGGCGAAGTGGGGTTATCATCTGCCCTTCTACCGTCTGGCCCAGATGATGGCCGCCAAGGGCGTCGATATCGAGCGATCCACGCTTTCGCGCAGCGCCGGCTACGCCGCCGCTTTGCTCGATCCGATCTACAACCGCATCCGTGAGATCGGCCGTACCCGCACCAAGATTCATACCGACGACACGCGGCTTCCGATCCTGGCGCCCGGCAACGGCAAGACCCACAAGGGCGCGCTCTGGGTTTACGTCGCCGACGACCGCAATTCGGGTTCGCAGGAGCCGCCGATCGCCTGGTATCGCGCCACCATGGGCCGCGCCGGCGAGAGCGTAATGACCGAGCTCGCCGGATTTGCCGGCACGCTCCAGGCCGACGGTTTCAGCGGCTATAACCAGCTCTACAAGGGCGGCGCCATTCGAGAAGCTGCCTGCCTGGCCCATCTGCGTCGCAAGATATTCGACGTTCACGACAGCCAGCCGACCGAGCTCAGCACGACGGCGATGGCCGGTATCCAGGCGATCTACCGGATCGAGGAAGAGATACGGGGGCTCCCGCCCGCCGAGCGATTGGCCGCACGACGAAGTCGGACCCGACCACTGGTCCGCGCGCTGCGACGACAGCTCATGCGCCAGGGCAAGGGTTTGTCGCGCCATGCCGATATCGCGAAGGCCTTCGCCTATGGCACCAACCGATGGCGCGCGTTCAATCGCTTCCTCTACGATGGCCAGCTCGAGCCCGACAACCTGATCGCGGAGCGGGCGATTCGTGGATTTACAGTCGGCAGGCGCAACTGGCTTTTCTCGGGCAGCTTCGCCGCGGCAGAGCGGTCAGCGGTCGTGCTCAGCATCATTGAGACCTGCAAGCTCTGCGGCGTCGATGCCGAAGCCTACATGGCCGATGTCACCGAGCGCATCCAGAACGACTGGCCAGCCTCGCGATGGGATGAGCTGATGCCGTGGAATTGGGTGCGCCGCCAAGCGATGCCGCTCTCCTTGGCGGCATGA